The DNA sequence AATGTTTCAAAAAGCTGCCAGTGCCAGGGATTTGGCCTTTTACCCGGCGGCAGTGCTGCTGGTGTTCGTGTTGTATGCTATGGCAGATATCAGCCTTGCAGTCCATGCGGCGATTCTGCTGTTGGCAGCAGCAGGTTTTCTGATGTTTGCCGCTGTAAAGTCGGTTAAATGGTTTGGCGGAATTACAGGGGATGTGCTGGGTGCATCTGCAGAAGGAGCTGAATGCTTTTTATGGATGGTACTGTGGCTGTTACATTATTTCGCCATGTCCTGACAGAACAAAACAGGCACAAAGCCTATCTCGGCTGGTCAGACTCTGCCTTATGCCATGAAGAGAAACGAAGATTTGAAGGCTGGGCCCGCTCCCTGCCTGAATTTCCTTTCATTTTTTCAAGCGATCTGGGACGCTGCCTCGAGACTGCCGGTCTTTTGCCCGGAGGAGATGCTCTCAAGCTGAAGGAGCTGCGGGAAATAAATTTTGGCAAATGGGAAGGCGGTGTCTATGAAGAGCTGAAGAATGATCCTGCCTACCAGGCCTGGCTCAATGATCCTTTTACCGCCCCGATACCGGAAGGCGAGGATTATGGGCAGTTTTCTGAAAGGGTCAGGCATGGCTGGGAAAAAGTCAGGACCATCCTGATCCGGCATGAAGGAACAAAAGCTGCTGTCGTCACGCACGGCGGGGTGATCCGGCAGCTGTTGACAATGCTTGCCCCAGAGGAAAGGCCGTTCTGGGAGTGGACAGCCCCGCATGCCGGCGCCATCACACTTATCTGGGAAGACAATGGGTTCAGGAGGGGTGAAAGATGCACTTTATTATTGGAGGAAGCTTCAACGGGAAAGCTGCCTGGGTGAAGAGGCAGTATGCAGAAGAAAAGGCTTCCTGGCATAGTGCTTACAAGGGCGTGCGGTTGCCTGAAGCTGCTGATGCAGCGACAGACTGTGTCATTCTGGAAGGAATCGAACAGTGGATCCGCGAAGATATAAAGAGAATGGATAAGGATCCGGCAAGAGCCCTGTGGAAGGAGCGGTTAGATGATTGGCTCCGCTGGGAAGCTGGTGTGCAGGAAAGAAAACTGGTGCTGATCGGGACAGATATCACAAAAGGGATTGTACCGATGGAAAAAGAAGACCGGGATTGGCGGGATGCCGCCGGGTGGATATTCCAGGATGCCGCAGCAGCTGCTGAAAGGGTCGATCTGATCTGGTATGGCATCAGCCGGAAATTAAAATAAAAAGATAGGGGAAATGAAGATGAGGATTTATACAAGGACAGGCGACAAAGGGCAGACAAGCATCATTGGCGGCCGGGTGGATAAAGACGATGTCCGGGTTGAAGCGTATGGCACGGTTGATGAGGTGAACTGCTTTGTCGGACAGGCCATGACTGAGCTGGATGGGGAAGTATTCAAGGATGTCCTGGATGATCTGGAAAAGATTCAGCATGAGCTGTTTGACTGCGGAGGAGACCTGGCCAATGTGTCGGCTAAAAGGGAACTGAAGCTTGGGCAGGAATCCATCGATTATCTGGAAAGCAGGATCGATGAATTCATTGAAGAGGCGCCCGAGCTAGAACGCTTCATCCTCCCTGGAGGTTCAAAGCCTTCTGCTTCCATCCATATAGCAAGGACGGTATCCAGAAGGGCAGAGCGGCTCATCGTCACACTCATCAAAACAGAAGAGAAGGTTCCGGAAGTTTGCCTGCAGTATATGAACCGCCTCTCTGACTACTTCTTCGCATTGGCGAGGGTGATTAATTTCCGCCTTCAAGTGAAGGATGTGGAATATGTTCGCAGTGCGAAGGTTTTCCGCGGCGGAAAGCGCAAGGAGAACTGATTGTGAAAAATAAAAAGATGATGCTGGCTGCCTTGTTCATTGCTTTTTCAGCCATTGGGGCAGCTGTCAAAATTCCGGCGGTTATAGGGAGTGTGGCACTCGATTC is a window from the Bacillus infantis NRRL B-14911 genome containing:
- a CDS encoding histidine phosphatase family protein, yielding MLFMDGTVAVTLFRHVLTEQNRHKAYLGWSDSALCHEEKRRFEGWARSLPEFPFIFSSDLGRCLETAGLLPGGDALKLKELREINFGKWEGGVYEELKNDPAYQAWLNDPFTAPIPEGEDYGQFSERVRHGWEKVRTILIRHEGTKAAVVTHGGVIRQLLTMLAPEERPFWEWTAPHAGAITLIWEDNGFRRGERCTLLLEEASTGKLPG
- a CDS encoding bifunctional adenosylcobinamide kinase/adenosylcobinamide-phosphate guanylyltransferase; translation: MHFIIGGSFNGKAAWVKRQYAEEKASWHSAYKGVRLPEAADAATDCVILEGIEQWIREDIKRMDKDPARALWKERLDDWLRWEAGVQERKLVLIGTDITKGIVPMEKEDRDWRDAAGWIFQDAAAAAERVDLIWYGISRKLK
- a CDS encoding cob(I)yrinic acid a,c-diamide adenosyltransferase produces the protein MRIYTRTGDKGQTSIIGGRVDKDDVRVEAYGTVDEVNCFVGQAMTELDGEVFKDVLDDLEKIQHELFDCGGDLANVSAKRELKLGQESIDYLESRIDEFIEEAPELERFILPGGSKPSASIHIARTVSRRAERLIVTLIKTEEKVPEVCLQYMNRLSDYFFALARVINFRLQVKDVEYVRSAKVFRGGKRKEN